TTCCCCAGAAAAACCGGGTCCGCCGACAGACCCCATGAAGTACGAGCTTTTCGTTAAGCATCTGCTTGAGCATGAGCCAGGCGTACGCGCTTTCTTGCGGGGTTTGCTCCCAACTTGGCAGGACGTTGAAGAAGTGACTCAGGAAGCAAGCTTGGTCGCGTGGCGAAAGTTCTCAGATTTCCAGGAAGGCACCTCGTTCGGTGGCTGGTTCCTGACGATCGCTCGTTACGAGGCCATGAGCTATCGTCGGAAACTTGCACGCACTCCATTGGTGTTTTCCGATGATGTCTGGGACCTACTGGCCGCCGAAGGGGCCAAAGAAGAGCGTGGGGAAATGCGTCGGCAATACCTCGAAGAGTGCCTACAGAAGTTGGACGCTGCCGGTCGTGAAATCCTCTTGAAGGTCTATTCGCCGGGAGTCCTAATCCGTGAAGTGGCCAAACAATCGGGCAAGAGCGAACAGGCTTTTTACAAAGTGGTACAACGGCTCAGGTCAGCACTCCTGAAGTGTGTTTCGAAAGCCATGGCCAAGGAGGGCGTGTAATGTCTGAAAAGGACTTTGACCAACTGGTAGCTGCCTGGCTCGATGGCCGTCTTAGCGAGCAAGATTCGCTCGTACTGCAAACAGAATTGCGCTCTTCAGCATCGGCTCGCACGAAATTTCGCAAATACGCCCAACTCGATGTGGCTCTCCATGAGTTCGCTGACACCAGTGGCCTCCTTACACCTGAACAACTTGTCGCCAGTGCCTTAGGCGGCTCCAACGCTGAACAAGGGAAAGTTGCATTAGCGTCCGCTGGATCGACTCATAAACTCACAAGCCTACTTGGTTGGTT
The genomic region above belongs to Lacipirellulaceae bacterium and contains:
- a CDS encoding sigma-70 family RNA polymerase sigma factor, yielding MPQHSPEKPGPPTDPMKYELFVKHLLEHEPGVRAFLRGLLPTWQDVEEVTQEASLVAWRKFSDFQEGTSFGGWFLTIARYEAMSYRRKLARTPLVFSDDVWDLLAAEGAKEERGEMRRQYLEECLQKLDAAGREILLKVYSPGVLIREVAKQSGKSEQAFYKVVQRLRSALLKCVSKAMAKEGV